A single Patagioenas fasciata isolate bPatFas1 chromosome 29, bPatFas1.hap1, whole genome shotgun sequence DNA region contains:
- the ATP1B2 gene encoding sodium/potassium-transporting ATPase subunit beta-2 isoform X2, protein MARDKEKRSCGQIMAEWREFIWDPRSRQFLGRTGTSWGLILLFYLVFYGFLAGLFALTMWVLLQSVDPHKPTYQDRLHTPGMMIRPRAEGLDVTFNVTQSQTWSHLVRGLHQFLEPYNDSVQAARNAACVPGRYNEQPDDSVPNYPKRACRFNRSILGPCAGLGPGDDTYGYGTGRPCVLLKVNRVINFFPGRNKSINVECAAKRPRAKGDPVRGGGSPKTTQNSPQIPPSCPQIC, encoded by the exons ATGGCTCGGGACAAGGAGAAGCGGAGCTGCGGGCAAATCATGGCCGAATGGCGGGAGTTTATCTGGGACCCCCGGAGCCGCCAGTTCCTGGGGAGAACTGGGACCAGTTGGG GGCTGATCCTGCTGTTCTACCTGGTGTTCTATGGCTTCCTGGCCGGGCTCTTTGCTCTCACCATGTGGGTTTTGCTGCAAAGCGTCGACCCCCACAAACCCACCTACCAGGACCGGCTGCACACGCCTG GGATGATGATCCGTCCCCGGGCCGAGGGCCTGGACGTCACGTTCAACGTCACCCAGAGCCAGACCTGGAGCCACCTCGTGCGCGGCCTCCACCAGTTCCTGGAGC CGTACAACGACAGCGTCCAGGCCGCCCGCAACGCCGCCTGCGTCCCCGGGCGCTACAACGAGCAACCGGACGACTCGGTGCCCAATTACCCCAAACGAGCCTGTCGCTTCAACCGCTCCATACTGGGACCCTGCGCTGGACTGGGACCGGGCGACGACACCTACGGCTACGGCACCGGCCGGCCCTGCGTCCTGCTCAAGGTCAACCGG GTCATTAATTTCTTCCCGGGGAGGAACAAGAGCATCAATGTCGAGTGTGCGGCGAAG CGGCCCCGGGCGAAGGGCGACCCGGTAAGGGGTGGGGgcagccccaaaaccacccaaaattcACCCCAAATTCCACCTAGTTGTCCCCAAATCTGCTAG
- the ATP1B2 gene encoding sodium/potassium-transporting ATPase subunit beta-2 isoform X1, translated as MARDKEKRSCGQIMAEWREFIWDPRSRQFLGRTGTSWGLILLFYLVFYGFLAGLFALTMWVLLQSVDPHKPTYQDRLHTPGMMIRPRAEGLDVTFNVTQSQTWSHLVRGLHQFLEPYNDSVQAARNAACVPGRYNEQPDDSVPNYPKRACRFNRSILGPCAGLGPGDDTYGYGTGRPCVLLKVNRVINFFPGRNKSINVECAAKREEDAALLGPLQLFPPNGSIDLMYFPYYGKRVHVNYTQPVVAVLFANATSNVDHYVECRLRAEGLRPHDERDKFAGRVAFRLRINRE; from the exons ATGGCTCGGGACAAGGAGAAGCGGAGCTGCGGGCAAATCATGGCCGAATGGCGGGAGTTTATCTGGGACCCCCGGAGCCGCCAGTTCCTGGGGAGAACTGGGACCAGTTGGG GGCTGATCCTGCTGTTCTACCTGGTGTTCTATGGCTTCCTGGCCGGGCTCTTTGCTCTCACCATGTGGGTTTTGCTGCAAAGCGTCGACCCCCACAAACCCACCTACCAGGACCGGCTGCACACGCCTG GGATGATGATCCGTCCCCGGGCCGAGGGCCTGGACGTCACGTTCAACGTCACCCAGAGCCAGACCTGGAGCCACCTCGTGCGCGGCCTCCACCAGTTCCTGGAGC CGTACAACGACAGCGTCCAGGCCGCCCGCAACGCCGCCTGCGTCCCCGGGCGCTACAACGAGCAACCGGACGACTCGGTGCCCAATTACCCCAAACGAGCCTGTCGCTTCAACCGCTCCATACTGGGACCCTGCGCTGGACTGGGACCGGGCGACGACACCTACGGCTACGGCACCGGCCGGCCCTGCGTCCTGCTCAAGGTCAACCGG GTCATTAATTTCTTCCCGGGGAGGAACAAGAGCATCAATGTCGAGTGTGCGGCGAAG cgGGAGGAGGACGCCGCCCTCCTGGGGCCCCTCCAGCTCTTCCCCCCCAACGGCTCCATCGACCTCATGTATTTTCCCTACTACGGCAAGAGAGTCCAT gtgaaCTACACGCAGCCCGTGGTGGCCGTTCTGTTCGCCAACGCCACGTCCAACGTGGATCACTACGTTGAGTGCCGGCTCCGGGCCGAGGGGCTGCGACCGCACGACGAACGCGACAAATTCGCCGGCCGCGTCGCCTTCCGCCTGCGCATCAACCGCGAATGA